The following DNA comes from Plasmodium vivax chromosome 11, whole genome shotgun sequence.
TGCTTGGGGAAGTAAACCCAGTGGGTATAGAAACGGATTGAAGCCTCCAGCAAAACCTTCAAATGGAGGCACTTGTAGGGTCTACTTAAAACCCGCCCTGCCAGTGTATCACCTAGAGGGTGGAAACCCACCCACTGGCCCTCCTCTCCACCACATGATTTGCAGATATTTTTACGAAGAGAAGAGCGGCGACCAAAAAGAGGGAAACAAACGCACGCAAAGAAGAGAGAAAAGGAACGTGCACAAGGACACACATGATGTGGAAGAGGGggtcaaaaaattgcagttAAAATGTCTAACCcggtggagagaaaaaaccCAGCTGTTAGATGCCCAGGGGGAAGAACTCCACCAAACGTATAACCCTAATTTGCGCTTCTCCCATTACTACAAGTTCGTCTGTAAGGTTTGTAAAAAGTGCCAACATGTGAATGCCCAGCAGGGCCGGATGTTGCCTCGCGCCTACCTGCGCTACCTCCACGGGGtacccaaacggggggggaagagaaaaaaggatgaaGCGTACCACAGGATGAGCGGTTACACCTCCTCCAGCTGCTCAGACGAATTTAACTACGTGAGGTGTTCTCCCCCTAATGTAAATAAACGTtacgggggggaaggcagCGCGGCAACGGGAGCAACTGCGGACGGGGATTTGCccagcttcttcaccactAAGCAGATGAACAGAAGTAACCCTTTGAGCGGAGACACACATGAATTCATCcacggggaggagaaaaaccaCCCGAGTGActcccccccaagtggaaaCGCGACAAACAGTTACGGCACACTGGGCGACTACCTCACGAGCTGCAAAATGTGCAGGCACCTGCTCAAATATGATAACATGGCGAACGATTTTTTGCTgactttttggaaaaataattatttcttgaaacatccattttgcctgaacaggtcagaaaaaaaaatgctcaacCTGCTTGCAGCTAGCCAAGAGAGGGAAAAGACAACATTTGGAAggaatttcaaaaatgatgatgagcgaaggggggggtgccACTTCTGGTCTCATTCCGATGTGGACACTTACCAACACTCGAAGGAGCTGCAAATGTGGAAGGATGAGTTGGAGAGGTGCTCCACGAGAAGGAATGCCCCGAATGAATGGGCCAGAAGGGGCTCTCCCTTTCGGAGCTTCCTCAAAcggaggaggcaaaaaatgatACTATCGAGGGAATGGAAAAGTTGCGTAGATAAAATGCGAAGGTATCTCTTTGAAGAATACTACACGAAATTTATCTCCGCGAAGGAAGCCAAACCGGGTGAAGGACCCTCCAATGGGTCTTCTAAACACAGAGGGGTGGACGACAACTCGGACATGCACTTGTTCACCATATGCGACGGTCATGGAGACTCGCATGCTTCCCATTTCCTAATTCAAAATGTAAACAAGGTTTTTTACTTCCTCCTCGTTCACACCCTCTTCAATGTGTATATCTCCCTAAAGATACTACACCCCCTGTTGGATTTTTTATACTATCGGGAGTGTGTAAAGGAGAAGAGAAACAGCTATGCAGGCGCGTGCATTATTAACATCCTTCTGAGGGGGAACTACCTTTATGTGAACAACACGGGGGATTGCAGATGCGCCCTGATGACCTTTCACCTGGATAGGTTTGAGTACAATCGGGAGGGGTCAGCGGAGGAGAGGGAGGACAACTCGgcgagaaggaagaagcgaagaggggggaagtccaAGAGGAGGGCTCAGCGCGCTGCGCGCACGGTAAGTAGCGATTTTGGAAGTGACTTTGTAAGCGACGTTGGAAACCACTTTGGGAGTGACCGCCACTTCGATCGCGAGTACCAAACGTACGTCATCAACGAGAAGTCACTTTCTTACAACGAGCTGAACTGCGAACACAACTGCAATAGTTACGTGGAGTACTTGCGGATGTATAAGATGCACTTCTGTGAGGAGTTAGCGGGCAGGCAAGTGAGCACAGGGGAGGGGCACCCCCCCGGAGAGAGGCGCAACGAGAATGGGGACTCTTCCGTGAGTGTGCCGCCTGCAGACAAATTTGAAAGGGGTGTTCAGAACGATGAACAGATGGAGGCACTTCCCAACgtgaagaagacgaagagaAGGGCGGATCTGAAAAGGGCCAAAATGGATAGCCACTTGAACAAACAAATCGCTATGCTCAATGGGTACCTACTAAGCGAACgtggaaaagaaataaacatAGGGAACCTCTCCTatgatttaataaaatataatagagTAGACGGGTGCCTACATCCGTGCAGGGTTATTGGGGACTATGACTTGAAGAGGAAGTACTACAATGGGCACTTCACTCTATCCAACGATTCGAATGTGTATAAATACGACTTGAATAACATCAATTTGGTTAATATGATTCGTTATCTTTACTTGAGCAAGTTTTGCAGACCGTGCAGTAGGAGCTACCTCCTCAGTAGCTATGGAAAGATTGGGCCCATCAGGCAGATTGTCCTTTTGGACGTTCCGGAGGAGGGTCACCAGTGGGGGAAAACCCACACGGTGCGCGCGGCTAATCTGCATCGTAGCACCTTTGTCAGCAGTGCAGAGGTGCCCCCTAAACCGCTTAAACCGTGTCAACCTTCCGAGGGGAGACTCCCCCCTGCTGGGTtgtgtttaaaaatttacagaGACGGCGCACCCGACAGCAACGTGTTTAGCAGCCAGgcggagaagaaaaaagaaaacttcgCTGTGCAGATAAACGAGCGGTTTGCACCCTACATTAACATCAAACGTGTTTCCATGAacgaaaattatttatgctGGAAGGAACGAAGGAACTTTTTCCACCTGCTGATCATTGCCTCAGACGGCGTGTTCGAGTACGTCAACCCGCACTTGgtattaaacattttaaaaaaaaacaaatccgTGTATGCCAAGGTGAGGAAGATCTACCGAACGTATGACATGCGGGAAATTTGGACAACCACGGCAGGAAGTACCCCCCAAAGGGacataaacaaaatgatgcaCAGGTATATGCCCACAAAAGAAGATTGTACTAAACTAGCCAGGGACATTGTCAAAAGTTCGATAATGCATGGCAATTTGGACGACAGCACATGTTTTTgtatctttatttttcccactttttttgtgtgtggaTAGCATGAAATGGGTGTattatgtgcacacacagatttgtgatttttatttttgggaAATTTTcacctgacccgttcaggcatttttttgtgaccCATCCGAGTGGGGAACTTTCCCACACAGGAGTGAGCAGGAGGGTATCTTTACAAAGGGGGGTAACACCAACATGGGTTCCACTCAAATGGGAACGAATGGGCGTGTGGGTAGAGATCCTTCTGCAAACCTTCGTTAGTTTTCCTTCCCCAcgactagccattttgtggTGCTCCCTGAGCGACTTTTCCATAATTGCGCAAAACCGTAtgaacaaaagaaaaaaaaaaaaaaaaaaaaaaaaaaaacagccattTTTAAGGTAACACATTTGTTCGGCGCATTTCAGCGTGTGTAGAGGGGGGTCGTTGAACTTTAATTTAAAAGGGTGGCCTCCCAAATGTATCCCCCGTGGGTGAAGAGGCAGTCCTGGATGTGTAGCTCAAATGGGCACCTTCCCCCTCCAGTGgaattcttttctttttggagGTAATTACCCCAGGCGGATAAAAAGGGACAGGCGAAGCggtttccccatttggggttGTGGCCTCCCAGTTTGCATCCTTCCCGCGGGAAGTGatacagttttttttttttttcggcgAAAATTGGGGTCCTCGAAGGAGGTCTCCCACACCATTGTCGCGACTACTACCACCTTTGCAATGCATTCATTTTACTTTCCCTGCCCCACCGCATACGCAGGGGTGCCGTTAAAACAACCTTGTGGATGAACGCGAGGCACATTGGGGCCACCTAGCCTTAAGCACTGCGAGACGTTTGTGCCATCCAGTTAGGATGGCCATTTTGCGGGAtcgctcctccccccttatTCTAACATGAACCAAGAGCAAGAAATGCTTGGCAGTCCTCATAACATTGTGGCAgccatttttaagtgaaCCTTTAGTAGCAACTGTTTTGTTGCCTCACGAGCTTTTCAcccgttttgcctttttttttgttacgaAGATCAAGACGTCCCACGCGGTGAGGGTCCCCCTTACgacgaaaaggaggagtTCCTTGTGGAAGAGTCACCGCGATGCAACTGGTTCAGGAGAAGCCTCCTGCTTAGCGAAGGAAAAGGTGGCTCCACGCCGAGAGAAGCCGCGCCGCTGCAGTGACGATGACGGGGAAGTCGCTTTCGAGCGGGGAGTCCAGCGAGAGTGACGAGTGGGGAGGTCATCTCCATGGGAGCCAATGGAAAGGCCATATAGGGGGGAACCAGTGGAAAGGCCACCTCGATAGCGCGAAGCGGAGTGAGCCGGAC
Coding sequences within:
- a CDS encoding hypothetical protein, conserved (encoded by transcript PVX_113930A) — its product is MDPLPGDEFEQRCDILLRKTNIKNVLIPREESGTSVSINFAEDEQKGEGKFKRARVRVRVRRRGKGTSTRCFSLGRTATKLGKFLSGDTLGKLKSQNGTSSGVNNKMNHSIPWNYPFRQNHRETTPQDESPSTGGELSQFDDSQERGKKKSAAVRDLHDGHSEESAVNPHKGKKQKRRHDSPGGKPSTIADWLATHVRNYANCSYLLGRKKCYKCFMATKGVATAGIGTVEAHTDGVHPAEELPSKGKPTNERQEKKRRQEKTNKSFTFSYGFYSKKGKYHDNEDTCSHASFSSFEIQKEVEQVIRRMGSGKMKFNLFDEVLKSFCIRSSSLRHRDGSAWGSKPSGYRNGLKPPAKPSNGGTCRVYLKPALPVYHLEGGNPPTGPPLHHMICRYFYEEKSGDQKEGNKRTQRREKRNVHKDTHDVEEGVKKLQLKCLTRWREKTQLLDAQGEELHQTYNPNLRFSHYYKFVCKVCKKCQHVNAQQGRMLPRAYLRYLHGVPKRGGKRKKDEAYHRMSGYTSSSCSDEFNYVRCSPPNVNKRYGGEGSAATGATADGDLPSFFTTKQMNRSNPLSGDTHEFIHGEEKNHPSDSPPSGNATNSYGTLGDYLTSCKMCRHLLKYDNMANDFLLTFWKNNYFLKHPFCLNRSEKKMLNLLAASQEREKTTFGRNFKNDDERRGGCHFWSHSDVDTYQHSKELQMWKDELERCSTRRNAPNEWARRGSPFRSFLKRRRQKMILSREWKSCVDKMRRYLFEEYYTKFISAKEAKPGEGPSNGSSKHRGVDDNSDMHLFTICDGHGDSHASHFLIQNVNKVFYFLLVHTLFNVYISLKILHPLLDFLYYRECVKEKRNSYAGACIINILLRGNYLYVNNTGDCRCALMTFHLDRFEYNREGSAEEREDNSARRKKRRGGKSKRRAQRAARTVSSDFGSDFVSDVGNHFGSDRHFDREYQTYVINEKSLSYNELNCEHNCNSYVEYLRMYKMHFCEELAGRQVSTGEGHPPGERRNENGDSSVSVPPADKFERGVQNDEQMEALPNVKKTKRRADLKRAKMDSHLNKQIAMLNGYLLSERGKEINIGNLSYDLIKYNRVDGCLHPCRVIGDYDLKRKYYNGHFTLSNDSNVYKYDLNNINLVNMIRYLYLSKFCRPCSRSYLLSSYGKIGPIRQIVLLDVPEEGHQWGKTHTVRAANLHRSTFVSSAEVPPKPLKPCQPSEGRLPPAGLCLKIYRDGAPDSNVFSSQAEKKKENFAVQINERFAPYINIKRVSMNENYLCWKERRNFFHLLIIASDGVFEYVNPHLVLNILKKNKSVYAKVRKIYRTYDMREIWTTTAGSTPQRDINKMMHRYMPTKEDCTKLARDIVKSSIMHGNLDDSTCFCIFIFPTFFVCG